One window of the Shewanella litorisediminis genome contains the following:
- the rluA gene encoding bifunctional tRNA pseudouridine(32) synthase/23S rRNA pseudouridine(746) synthase RluA: MDDFSYNPPTTPWLDILHQDKDIIVINKPSGLLSVPGRDPIHHDSAWSRIKAEHPNSQVVHRLDMATSGVMVYALRKSAEVELKRQFRDRETHKIYFARVAGHVKANCSVDLPLICDWPNRPKQKVDHEIGKPSLTHVEVISYGKRSTLVRLTPVTGRSHQLRVHMMALGHAILGDGFYADPLAKSLADRLLLHAASLSFTHPYSGEALTFNAEVPFAEATANQ; encoded by the coding sequence ATGGACGATTTCAGCTACAATCCACCCACCACCCCCTGGCTGGATATATTGCATCAGGACAAGGACATCATAGTGATCAATAAGCCCAGCGGCTTATTGTCGGTACCCGGCCGGGATCCCATCCACCATGACAGCGCCTGGAGTCGGATTAAGGCCGAACATCCCAATAGCCAGGTGGTTCACCGCCTCGATATGGCGACCTCCGGCGTCATGGTTTATGCCCTGCGAAAGAGTGCTGAGGTTGAGCTCAAACGCCAATTTCGCGACCGCGAAACCCATAAAATTTACTTTGCCCGGGTGGCAGGCCATGTGAAAGCCAATTGCAGCGTTGATTTGCCGCTGATTTGTGATTGGCCCAACAGACCCAAGCAGAAAGTGGACCATGAGATTGGTAAACCCTCCCTCACCCATGTTGAAGTCATCAGCTATGGTAAACGCTCGACTCTGGTAAGGCTGACACCCGTTACCGGCCGCAGTCATCAACTCAGGGTACACATGATGGCCTTGGGGCATGCCATTCTCGGTGACGGCTTTTATGCCGACCCACTGGCGAAGTCACTTGCCGATCGCTTACTGCTTCATGCCGCCAGTTTAAGCTTCACCCATCCTTACAGCGGCGAGGCACTGACCTTCAATGCCGAAGTTCCCTTCGCTGAAGCAACGGCTAACCAGTAA
- a CDS encoding winged helix-turn-helix domain-containing protein — protein sequence MQVLVCLLERAGRPVTRDELIKEVWRGGQVSDNAINRIVAQLRNALGDDARTQQVIQTVPKVGYLLIAEVEPLESQPVTLPVATLLPEPHHVKAPEAAIEAEGSKQLNSPNTSDNKPVTGQSKHSYLVLAAYAMAGVLLSLLAFVVWDSVSQSREAKSEPVQDSIASLLPLTSLEGQEVDPVLSPDGNKLAFAFRDLSASEWRILVQDLTTGQVSLADNAPTANNQRHPAWSDDGGHLAYLNFDGKGRCELVLLDLLTRHAKVVSECDKATQSSALAIRGQELYFVDSDGVGDFKKIYQVNLNTLKKEQLSRPHSIGRGDYGLSLSPDKSQMAVLRNLSWFDTQLMVFNFSTGEWRQVLKVGYPLKSVAWSQDGKGLIYRAEEGQLHRYDLDTGERVRLTKILQEINSPRSNSKGQTAAVVGELMEEELWHWSVPGNTKPEPWVSSSRRDYRGAMSPDGALTAFVSNRTGLPQIWLRRINGEEIKLTHFDRFSFIDELTFSPNGKLLAGTINGAAFTLELAKSEIHFIPGRTSVRNISFGMSADELVMFSSEAGKRQIQLVDMNTGKMLNLLAENGFSGKFDRVSGEFYYSKMNSSGIWKLTQGVETQVTDKVTPLFSGGWHVADGRIWYLKSEEGLTKLIELDVNHARENAHPIPIANVSMNTLSMTNNNQVLLSVLANANTDIFIVK from the coding sequence ATGCAGGTATTGGTGTGCCTGCTTGAGCGAGCCGGTCGCCCCGTCACTCGGGATGAGCTGATTAAGGAAGTGTGGCGCGGTGGCCAGGTGTCAGACAACGCCATCAACAGGATTGTCGCTCAGCTGAGAAATGCGTTGGGCGATGATGCCCGTACCCAGCAAGTCATTCAAACTGTCCCCAAGGTCGGTTATTTGCTGATAGCGGAGGTGGAACCACTCGAGAGTCAACCTGTAACGCTGCCGGTCGCGACACTCCTTCCTGAACCCCACCATGTAAAGGCTCCCGAGGCAGCGATAGAAGCTGAGGGCAGTAAGCAGCTGAATTCGCCGAACACATCGGACAATAAGCCGGTCACTGGTCAGTCAAAGCATAGCTATCTTGTTCTGGCGGCCTATGCGATGGCGGGTGTACTCCTGTCGCTGTTGGCATTTGTGGTCTGGGATAGCGTGAGTCAAAGCCGCGAGGCGAAGTCCGAACCTGTGCAAGACAGCATTGCTTCTTTACTGCCTTTAACTTCACTTGAAGGGCAGGAGGTAGATCCTGTGTTGTCACCTGATGGCAACAAGCTGGCATTCGCCTTTCGGGATCTCAGTGCCAGTGAGTGGCGAATTCTGGTGCAGGATCTTACCACAGGGCAAGTTTCGCTGGCAGACAACGCCCCCACCGCAAATAACCAGCGCCACCCAGCCTGGAGCGATGATGGCGGCCATCTGGCGTACTTGAATTTCGATGGAAAAGGGCGTTGTGAACTCGTGCTGTTGGACTTGCTGACCCGACACGCGAAAGTCGTTTCCGAATGCGATAAAGCGACCCAATCCAGTGCGCTGGCGATAAGAGGGCAGGAGCTGTACTTTGTGGACTCTGATGGCGTTGGCGATTTTAAAAAGATCTATCAGGTTAACCTCAACACCCTCAAGAAAGAGCAGCTAAGCCGTCCCCACAGCATTGGCCGTGGCGATTATGGTCTGAGCTTATCTCCGGATAAGTCTCAAATGGCGGTGCTGAGAAACTTAAGCTGGTTTGATACCCAGTTGATGGTGTTTAACTTCAGCACCGGTGAGTGGCGTCAGGTGCTCAAGGTGGGCTACCCCTTGAAGAGCGTAGCCTGGTCGCAAGATGGTAAGGGACTCATTTATCGCGCCGAAGAAGGGCAGCTGCACCGTTACGATTTGGACACGGGAGAGCGTGTTCGCCTGACCAAGATACTGCAGGAAATCAACTCACCCCGCTCTAACAGCAAGGGCCAAACGGCTGCCGTCGTAGGCGAGCTGATGGAGGAGGAGCTGTGGCATTGGTCAGTACCGGGCAATACCAAACCCGAACCATGGGTGTCATCCAGTCGACGTGATTATCGCGGCGCCATGAGTCCCGATGGGGCATTAACTGCCTTCGTGTCTAATAGAACCGGCCTGCCACAAATATGGCTAAGGCGGATAAATGGTGAAGAAATAAAGCTTACCCATTTCGACAGGTTTTCATTTATAGACGAGTTGACTTTTTCCCCTAACGGTAAATTATTGGCAGGCACCATTAATGGTGCTGCCTTTACTTTGGAACTCGCCAAATCCGAGATTCATTTTATTCCGGGAAGAACATCTGTCAGAAATATTTCATTTGGGATGAGTGCAGATGAATTGGTTATGTTTTCATCAGAGGCCGGTAAGCGGCAAATTCAGCTGGTGGATATGAATACTGGAAAGATGCTGAATCTATTGGCAGAAAATGGTTTTTCCGGAAAGTTCGATAGAGTCTCCGGCGAGTTTTATTATTCGAAAATGAACAGTTCAGGTATATGGAAGTTAACCCAAGGCGTGGAGACGCAAGTAACCGATAAGGTAACCCCACTTTTTTCCGGTGGTTGGCATGTGGCCGATGGCAGAATCTGGTATCTGAAGAGTGAGGAAGGATTAACCAAACTAATAGAGCTGGACGTCAATCATGCCAGGGAGAACGCGCATCCGATACCAATTGCCAATGTGTCTATGAACACATTATCAATGACAAACAATAACCAAGTGCTTTTATCCGTGCTGGCCAATGCCAATACGGATATTTTTATTGTGAAATAA
- a CDS encoding class I SAM-dependent methyltransferase, protein MQPLRVLDLACGTGRNGMWFLERGHSVSFVDRITASLPSQIQENPRADIQQFDLEQGVTASLGQFDVVLVFNYLHRPLWPWIRDSVLPGGILVYETFTEAQASIGRPRNPAFLLGTNELTERFTDWEQLYYGEDTPETPGGSGAYKATIICRKPLD, encoded by the coding sequence ATGCAACCATTGCGTGTGCTGGATTTGGCCTGTGGTACAGGCCGCAACGGTATGTGGTTTCTGGAGCGTGGACACAGTGTCAGTTTTGTCGATCGGATAACCGCCTCGCTTCCGTCCCAGATACAAGAGAATCCCAGAGCCGACATACAGCAGTTCGACCTTGAGCAAGGAGTCACAGCTTCTCTGGGACAGTTCGACGTGGTTTTGGTATTCAATTACCTGCACCGGCCGCTCTGGCCATGGATTCGGGATTCTGTATTGCCAGGTGGAATACTGGTTTATGAAACCTTCACCGAAGCACAGGCCAGTATCGGCAGACCCAGAAATCCGGCATTCCTGCTGGGCACTAACGAACTCACAGAGCGCTTTACTGACTGGGAGCAACTGTATTATGGTGAGGACACACCCGAGACACCCGGTGGCAGCGGCGCCTATAAAGCCACAATCATCTGCCGCAAACCTCTGGATTGA
- the fccA gene encoding fumarate reductase flavoprotein subunit FccA, translated as MFTGAMKKTVLAALISGIMAGTAWAGADNLADFHGDNGCDSCHQSDKGPSNDNLTFENGQCVSCHGSLTEVAEGEREGIVSPHKSHLIGDIACTSCHKGHEKSVTYCDACHNFGYEIPFAGKWERKFVPVDADKAAQDKAIAAGPRETTDVVIIGSGGAGLAAAVSARDAGAKVVVLEKEPVPGGNTKLAAGGMNAAETKPQAKLGIVDKKQIMIDDTMKGGRNINNPELVKVLANNSSDSIDWLTALGADMNDVGRMGGASVNRSHRPTGGAGVGAHVAQALWDAAVAREADIRLNSRVVRILEDGAGQVTGVLVQGAYTGYYVIKADAVVVATGGFAKNNDRVAKYDAKLKGFKATNHPGATGDGLDVATQAGADTVDLEYVQAHPTYSPVGGVMVTEAVRGNGAILVNREGKRFVNEITTRDKASAAILAQKGESAYLLFDDSVRKSLSKIEGYVHLKIVNEGKTVKELADKLGMPAAELEKTIGTYNGFVKSGKDEQFERADMPRELASAPYYAIEVAPAVHHTMGGVKIDTKAEVVSKEGKLIKGMYAAGEVTGGVHGANRLGGNAISDIVTFGRIAGAEAAKFAKDN; from the coding sequence ATGTTCACGGGAGCGATGAAAAAAACGGTACTGGCGGCACTGATCTCCGGGATCATGGCGGGCACTGCATGGGCGGGTGCCGATAACCTGGCCGATTTCCACGGTGACAACGGTTGCGACAGCTGTCACCAAAGCGACAAAGGACCCAGCAACGACAACCTGACCTTTGAAAACGGCCAATGCGTCAGTTGCCATGGCAGCCTTACTGAAGTAGCCGAAGGAGAGCGCGAAGGCATTGTCTCTCCCCACAAATCACACCTGATTGGCGATATTGCCTGTACCAGCTGCCACAAAGGCCACGAAAAGTCTGTTACTTACTGCGATGCTTGCCATAACTTCGGTTATGAGATCCCCTTCGCCGGTAAGTGGGAGCGCAAGTTTGTGCCTGTGGATGCAGATAAAGCCGCCCAGGATAAGGCCATTGCCGCCGGTCCCCGTGAAACCACCGATGTGGTCATCATAGGTTCGGGTGGTGCTGGGCTTGCGGCCGCCGTATCGGCCCGCGATGCCGGGGCCAAGGTCGTGGTACTCGAGAAAGAACCTGTACCGGGTGGTAACACCAAGCTTGCAGCAGGTGGTATGAACGCCGCCGAAACCAAACCTCAGGCCAAGCTGGGCATTGTTGATAAAAAGCAGATCATGATTGACGACACCATGAAAGGTGGTCGCAATATCAACAATCCTGAGCTGGTAAAAGTGCTGGCCAATAACTCTTCCGACTCCATTGATTGGCTGACTGCCCTGGGCGCAGACATGAATGACGTTGGCCGTATGGGTGGTGCAAGCGTTAACCGCAGCCACCGCCCAACCGGTGGTGCCGGTGTGGGCGCGCACGTGGCGCAGGCACTGTGGGATGCCGCAGTTGCACGTGAAGCTGATATTCGCCTCAACAGCCGTGTGGTGCGCATTCTGGAAGACGGCGCCGGTCAGGTTACCGGTGTGCTGGTGCAGGGTGCCTATACAGGTTATTACGTGATCAAGGCCGATGCTGTGGTGGTTGCCACCGGTGGCTTTGCCAAAAACAACGATCGCGTTGCCAAGTACGATGCCAAACTTAAAGGCTTTAAAGCCACCAACCACCCCGGTGCCACAGGTGACGGTTTGGATGTAGCCACCCAGGCCGGTGCTGACACAGTGGATCTGGAATACGTTCAGGCGCACCCAACTTACAGCCCTGTGGGCGGTGTGATGGTGACTGAAGCGGTGCGCGGTAATGGTGCTATTCTGGTTAACCGCGAAGGCAAGCGCTTCGTGAACGAAATCACTACCCGGGATAAGGCGTCTGCTGCGATTTTGGCCCAGAAAGGTGAGAGTGCATATCTGCTGTTTGATGACTCAGTACGTAAGAGCCTGAGCAAAATCGAGGGCTACGTGCACCTTAAGATTGTGAACGAAGGCAAAACCGTAAAAGAACTGGCCGACAAGTTAGGTATGCCAGCGGCCGAGCTCGAAAAGACCATAGGTACCTACAATGGCTTTGTGAAGAGCGGCAAAGACGAGCAGTTTGAACGGGCCGACATGCCACGGGAGCTGGCGAGCGCACCTTACTATGCCATCGAAGTGGCTCCGGCCGTGCACCACACCATGGGCGGTGTGAAGATTGACACCAAGGCCGAGGTTGTAAGCAAAGAAGGCAAGCTCATCAAGGGCATGTATGCCGCCGGTGAAGTGACTGGTGGTGTGCACGGTGCCAACCGTCTGGGCGGTAACGCCATCTCCGATATCGTGACCTTTGGTCGTATCGCAGGTGCCGAAGCGGCCAAGTTTGCGAAAGACAACTGA
- a CDS encoding 2-hydroxyacid dehydrogenase, whose product MKIGFFSAKHYDMQHFDRTNAGFGAHIEYFDSRLCMQTVKLAYGFEVICAFVNDELSAEVLNELHGNGTRVIAMRCAGFNNVDLEEAKRLGMTVVNVPAYSPESVAEHTVALMLTLNRKIHKAYQRTRDANFSLEGLVGFNMHGKTVGVIGTGKIGLATIRILLGFGCKVVAFDPFPSQAVEALGVPYLGLDELLQQCDVVSLHCPLTKENHHLLRAETFAKMKPGVMVINTSRGGLLNAFDAMEALKVGQIGALGLDVYENEKELFFEDKSNEVIQDDVFRRLSACHNVVFTGHQAFLTEEALGAIATTTLTNVQKALAGERCGNELF is encoded by the coding sequence ATGAAAATCGGATTCTTCAGCGCCAAACACTACGATATGCAGCACTTTGACCGTACCAATGCCGGGTTCGGCGCTCATATCGAATACTTCGATTCCAGATTGTGCATGCAAACCGTCAAGCTTGCTTACGGCTTTGAAGTGATTTGTGCCTTTGTGAACGACGAACTATCGGCCGAAGTCCTGAATGAGCTCCATGGCAATGGTACCCGGGTAATCGCCATGCGCTGCGCCGGCTTCAACAATGTGGATCTGGAAGAGGCCAAACGCCTGGGTATGACGGTGGTGAACGTACCCGCTTATTCCCCCGAGTCAGTGGCAGAGCACACGGTTGCCCTGATGCTGACCCTGAACCGCAAAATTCACAAAGCTTATCAGCGTACCCGTGATGCCAATTTCTCACTTGAAGGCTTGGTGGGATTCAACATGCATGGCAAAACCGTTGGCGTGATAGGCACGGGGAAAATTGGTCTGGCGACCATTCGCATCCTGCTGGGTTTTGGTTGCAAGGTAGTGGCCTTTGACCCCTTCCCGAGTCAGGCAGTGGAAGCCCTCGGGGTGCCTTATCTGGGGTTGGATGAATTGCTGCAGCAATGCGACGTGGTGAGCCTGCATTGTCCGCTGACCAAGGAAAACCATCACCTGCTGCGGGCCGAAACCTTCGCCAAAATGAAACCGGGTGTCATGGTCATCAACACCAGTCGTGGTGGTCTGCTCAACGCCTTTGATGCCATGGAGGCCCTGAAGGTCGGTCAAATTGGCGCACTCGGGCTCGATGTGTACGAAAACGAAAAAGAGCTCTTTTTCGAAGACAAGTCCAACGAGGTCATTCAGGACGATGTGTTCCGCCGTCTGTCGGCTTGTCATAACGTGGTCTTCACCGGCCACCAGGCGTTTTTGACCGAAGAGGCCCTGGGCGCCATTGCCACCACTACCCTGACCAATGTGCAAAAGGCCCTTGCAGGTGAGCGCTGTGGCAACGAACTTTTCTGA
- a CDS encoding dienelactone hydrolase family protein yields MRVCAEHHVINTATGPMGTRVYRPAAPGSFPAILFYSEIFQETAPISRMATVLAGHGFVVLVPEIFHELNPAGTVLGYDDVGKDKGNSDKATKPLESHDSDTAAMVDFVRRQPWCQGKIGAMGVCIGGHLAYRAAVNPDVAAAFCLYATDIHSGTIPSQLGNDSLSRTRDIRGELYMVFGKQDPHVSGEGRRLIQQNLEHHGVNHSWLEVNAEHAFMRDGDARHDPALALEMYQSAIALFQRTL; encoded by the coding sequence ATGCGCGTCTGTGCAGAACACCATGTTATCAATACCGCTACCGGCCCCATGGGCACCCGGGTTTATCGCCCAGCAGCACCGGGCAGTTTTCCGGCTATTTTGTTTTATTCTGAAATTTTTCAGGAGACAGCGCCCATCAGCCGCATGGCCACAGTGCTTGCCGGGCACGGATTCGTGGTCTTGGTGCCGGAAATCTTTCACGAGCTGAACCCCGCCGGTACTGTGCTCGGATACGATGATGTGGGTAAAGACAAGGGCAACAGTGACAAGGCCACCAAACCCCTTGAAAGCCACGACAGCGATACCGCCGCCATGGTGGACTTTGTGCGCCGTCAGCCCTGGTGCCAGGGCAAAATAGGCGCCATGGGTGTTTGTATCGGCGGCCATCTGGCTTATCGCGCTGCGGTTAACCCGGATGTGGCGGCGGCTTTTTGCCTGTATGCCACCGACATCCACTCGGGTACTATTCCCAGTCAGCTGGGTAACGACTCCCTCAGTCGCACCCGCGACATCCGAGGCGAACTCTATATGGTGTTTGGCAAGCAAGATCCCCATGTGTCAGGTGAGGGGCGCAGGCTTATCCAGCAAAATTTGGAACACCACGGCGTGAATCACAGCTGGCTCGAAGTCAATGCCGAGCATGCCTTTATGCGGGATGGCGATGCCCGCCATGACCCAGCCCTGGCGCTGGAGATGTACCAAAGCGCCATCGCCTTGTTTCAGCGAACCTTATAA
- a CDS encoding mechanosensitive ion channel family protein — protein sequence MTNQILLACFYLLAFYIIQRNLKRVINALAEKKQVSAARTSLVSRFLTAVLFFITLSLIAVSVGLGYHDVALFVSSAFAVLGVALVAQWSILSNLTAGVLIFFVFPYRIGDRIKVVDKDEDIRGVIQEIALFHVLIQRDDGNLITYPNSQILQKSVIKLLNPEVYDNKALEAKTLDAKAPETKTPEPAKTEEAPRDAAEQKSPSKAQ from the coding sequence ATGACAAACCAAATACTGCTTGCCTGTTTTTATTTGCTGGCTTTCTACATTATTCAGCGCAATCTCAAGCGGGTGATAAATGCCCTCGCCGAAAAGAAGCAGGTCAGCGCCGCGAGAACCAGTCTCGTCAGCCGTTTTTTAACGGCGGTGTTGTTTTTTATCACCCTGTCTTTAATCGCCGTATCGGTTGGGCTGGGCTACCACGATGTCGCACTCTTTGTCTCATCCGCCTTTGCCGTGCTCGGGGTTGCCCTGGTCGCCCAATGGTCCATTCTCAGTAACCTGACTGCGGGCGTGTTGATATTTTTTGTGTTTCCGTACCGCATTGGCGATCGCATCAAGGTGGTGGACAAGGACGAAGATATCCGGGGGGTTATTCAGGAAATTGCCCTTTTTCATGTGCTTATTCAGCGTGATGACGGCAATCTTATCACCTATCCCAACAGCCAGATCCTGCAAAAGTCGGTGATCAAACTGCTCAATCCCGAGGTCTACGACAACAAGGCCCTCGAAGCCAAGACTCTGGACGCCAAAGCCCCTGAGACCAAAACACCTGAGCCTGCCAAAACCGAAGAAGCGCCAAGAGACGCCGCCGAACAAAAATCACCGTCCAAGGCGCAGTAA